One window of Brassica napus cultivar Da-Ae unplaced genomic scaffold, Da-Ae ScsIHWf_438;HRSCAF=669, whole genome shotgun sequence genomic DNA carries:
- the LOC125603961 gene encoding uncharacterized protein LOC125603961, translated as MMAMDERNELSEAVRRKTEPQGLPGDLQSRETKLHQAHVIFGWLEAGDVSQPAVNTNSVGNDPETIKSEHPGTDKIGFTVEEQEKVLVPHHDALVISLTIANCLVKRILVESGSSCNIIFHAAYQGLGLEDNALIRRVTPLFGLSGEIKRTTGETILPTYAEGVSLHTKFPVVNCHSSYNGILGRAWIHSMGAVPSTLHQIIKFPTPWGIRAIKGDQETAHHCYQVALKKWAEVAPPSQSTPQAPHMVEPEIEDMDDMPLIEGNSTRNLKIGSKLSEGLRRMLIEFKAVLSRLRPPPRGWRNKRLGVGRHPTR; from the coding sequence ATGATGGCGATGGATGAGCGCAACGAGCTATCCGAAGCCGTTCGAAGAAAAACCGAGCCCCAGGGGCTACCCGGCGACTTGCAAAGCCGAGAAACTAAACTACATCAAGCCCACGTCATATTCGGTTGGCTGGAGGCAGGTGATGTAAGCCAACCCGCCGTCAATACCAACAGTGTAGGGAACGACCCTGAAACCATCAAGTCGGAACACCCTGGGACCGACAAGATAGGTTTCACAGTCGAAGAACAAGAGAAGGTCTTGGTTCCACATCATGACGCCCTCGTCATCTCGCTTACTATAGCAAACTGTCTGGTCAAGAGGATACTGGTGGAGAGTGGTAGTTCTTGTAATATCATCTTCCATGCTGCATATCAAGGTCTAGGGCTGGAGGATAATGCCCTGATACGCAGAGTGACCCCCCTCTTCGGGTTAAGCGGAGAAATCAAACGAACAACGGGGGAAACCATCCTCCCTACCTACGCGGAAGGGGTCAGTTTACACACCAAGTTCCCGGTCGTTAACTGCCACTCTTCCTATAACGGGATCCTGGGCCGAGCATGGATTCACAGCATGGGGGCAGTCCCCTCAACTCTCCACCAGATAATAAAATTCCCCACACCCTGGGGCATTAGAGCGATTAAAGGAGATCAGGAAACCGCTCACCACTGCTACCAGGTCGCTCTAAAGAAATGGGCTGAGGTAGCTCCACCATCGCAAAGCACGCCTCAGGCTCCACATATGGTAGAACCCGAGATTGAAGATATGGATGACATGCCGTTGATCGAAGGAAACTCGACCCGTAACCTCAAGATCGGCTCCAAACTCTCCGAGGGGCTGAGAAGAATGCTGATAGAATTCAAGGCAGTTCTTTCAAGGCTGCGTCCTCCTCCTCGTGGGTGGCGAAATAAGAGGCTCGGTGTAGGGCGTCATCCAACGAGATAG